One region of Chitinophaga varians genomic DNA includes:
- the hemA gene encoding glutamyl-tRNA reductase, translating to MQVSHSKEIANFHIVGINYKKTDAAIRGLYAINQAQYQQLLEHARTVQLDDLFVLSTCNRTEIYGFANTPGDLLDLLSRETNGDRVQLEELAYIKSGEDAIRHLYQVGTGLDSQILGDYEIIGQIRIAAKFAKAQQCLGSFLERLVNSVLQVSKLIKTETGLSKGTVSVAFATVRLLERRCPDIRNKKIVLVGVGKIGRNTCKNMIEYLGVKEVTLINRTLQVAEDFAGQHGLRYAPYENMVAEMQAADVVLVASNAPEPTVLASHFHQSSPKLILDLSIPFNVESAVGDLEHISLINVDELSKVQDETLQNRLGEVPKALAIIEEHMAEFLYWYKMRKHAVVLKAVKDKLQEIHTREIQQQKNGSGYKVEDMEQVSSRIIQKMINLMAGKVRKETDKSDLYIAMINDIFETGVKQD from the coding sequence ATGCAGGTCAGTCACTCAAAAGAAATAGCAAATTTTCATATCGTTGGGATCAACTATAAGAAAACAGACGCTGCTATCAGGGGATTATACGCCATTAATCAGGCCCAATACCAACAACTCCTGGAGCATGCCAGGACTGTGCAATTAGACGATCTCTTTGTACTTTCCACTTGTAACAGAACCGAGATATACGGGTTCGCCAATACACCTGGCGACCTGTTAGATCTGTTGTCCCGCGAAACAAACGGCGATCGTGTACAGCTGGAAGAACTGGCCTACATCAAATCCGGTGAAGATGCCATTCGTCATCTGTACCAGGTAGGCACCGGCCTCGACTCCCAGATCCTGGGGGACTACGAGATCATCGGCCAGATACGTATTGCCGCTAAATTCGCCAAAGCGCAACAATGCCTCGGCAGCTTCCTGGAAAGACTGGTCAACAGCGTATTACAAGTCTCCAAACTGATCAAGACGGAAACCGGCCTTAGCAAAGGCACTGTATCAGTAGCATTTGCCACGGTACGCCTGCTCGAACGCCGTTGCCCTGACATCCGCAATAAAAAAATCGTACTGGTAGGTGTAGGCAAAATAGGCCGCAACACCTGCAAGAACATGATAGAATACTTAGGCGTAAAAGAGGTGACCCTCATCAACCGCACCCTCCAGGTGGCGGAGGATTTCGCCGGTCAGCACGGACTGCGTTACGCGCCCTATGAAAATATGGTCGCTGAAATGCAGGCCGCCGATGTGGTGCTCGTGGCCTCCAACGCTCCCGAACCTACGGTACTGGCATCTCATTTCCATCAGTCTTCTCCCAAACTGATACTCGATCTCTCCATTCCCTTCAACGTAGAATCAGCAGTAGGCGATCTGGAACACATCTCCCTGATCAATGTCGACGAGCTCTCCAAAGTACAGGACGAAACCCTGCAAAACAGGCTGGGCGAAGTTCCCAAAGCCCTCGCCATCATCGAGGAGCATATGGCAGAATTCCTGTACTGGTACAAAATGCGTAAACATGCCGTTGTACTTAAAGCTGTAAAAGACAAACTGCAGGAGATCCATACCCGCGAAATACAACAACAGAAAAACGGCTCCGGTTATAAAGTGGAAGATATGGAACAGGTATCTTCCCGTATCATCCAGAAAATGATCAATCTCATGGCAGGCAAGGTCCGCAAGGAAACCGACAAAAGCGACCTGTATATCGCCATGATCAACGATATTTTTGAGACAGGCGTCAAGCAGGACTAA
- the hemH gene encoding ferrochelatase: protein MVSKSEVGIILMNLGSPDSTAVPDVKRYLLEFLMDKRVIDYPWLFRKILIEGIIVPRRAEKSAEAYSSIWWEDGSPLIVLTKQLQAAVQHDMDVPVEVAMRYGNPHPEVAFDNLLKKNPQLKEVIVLPLYPHYAMSSYETAAEYAKEIYKKKKYKFKLSIIPPFYDEPAYIDAVAESMRPFLQQSYDYVLFSYHGVPERHIRKGDVTGSHCLKVTDCCHVKSAAHQYCYRHQVTITAELVAAKLGLPREKWGISFQSRLGREEWLKPYTAGLLETLPKEGKKKLLVVCPAFVSDCLETLEEIAVEGKDSFMSNGGDSFTMIPCLNVHPMWVSAIVKYCNQIMQAETV from the coding sequence ATGGTATCTAAATCTGAAGTTGGCATTATTCTGATGAACCTGGGCTCGCCCGATAGTACGGCCGTTCCTGATGTAAAACGTTATCTGCTGGAGTTTCTGATGGACAAGCGCGTGATTGATTATCCATGGCTGTTCCGTAAAATACTGATAGAAGGGATCATTGTTCCGCGCCGTGCTGAGAAATCTGCCGAAGCTTATTCCTCCATCTGGTGGGAAGATGGTTCCCCGCTGATCGTATTGACAAAACAGCTACAGGCGGCCGTGCAACATGATATGGACGTACCGGTGGAAGTAGCCATGCGTTACGGAAACCCGCATCCGGAAGTGGCTTTTGACAATCTGCTAAAAAAGAACCCGCAGCTGAAAGAGGTGATCGTGTTGCCTTTATATCCGCATTATGCAATGTCTTCCTATGAAACAGCGGCGGAGTATGCAAAGGAAATTTACAAAAAGAAAAAATACAAGTTTAAGCTTTCCATCATTCCTCCTTTCTATGATGAGCCTGCCTACATCGATGCGGTAGCAGAAAGTATGCGCCCGTTCCTGCAACAGAGCTATGATTACGTGCTGTTCAGCTACCACGGTGTACCGGAGCGGCATATCCGCAAAGGCGATGTTACAGGAAGCCATTGCCTGAAGGTGACAGATTGTTGCCATGTGAAATCAGCGGCACATCAGTACTGTTACCGGCATCAGGTAACGATTACAGCAGAACTGGTAGCGGCTAAACTGGGGCTGCCCCGCGAAAAATGGGGTATCTCCTTCCAGTCGCGCCTGGGCAGGGAAGAATGGTTGAAACCTTACACTGCCGGCCTGTTGGAGACATTGCCAAAGGAAGGAAAGAAAAAGCTGCTGGTCGTATGCCCGGCATTTGTATCTGACTGTCTGGAAACACTGGAAGAAATTGCAGTAGAAGGAAAAGATTCATTCATGAGCAATGGTGGCGACAGTTTTACGATGATACCCTGTCTGAATGTACATCCCATGTGGGTCAGCGCTATCGTGAAGTACTGTAACCAGATCATGCAAGCGGAAACCGTATAA
- the hemG gene encoding protoporphyrinogen oxidase codes for MPQKPVLIIGAGISGLSIAYELQKRDIPYQVLEAAGHSGGVIQSFNKEGFELDAGPNTIAATPETMAFLQEIGLEQEILPAAAASKNRFLVRNNRLHAVSPHPFKIMGSDYISRGSKWRLFTERFRKPAPVQEEETVTHFVERRFNKEIADYLFDPILSGIYAGNPDQMSIAAVLPALPRWEREYGSVTKGLMKEKGVMAGRKIISLAGGNQTLTRRLQEKLQTPVRFHCTVKNIAVSAVGGYQVIAEEQGGETVLEADRIILTTPAYTAGRQLEGLDESLAALLQQVYYPRMGVLHLGFDATALPQPLEGFGFLVPHAEKLHFLGAICNSAIFPHKAPDGKLLLTVFTGGSRQEHYFDELGTAQLQETVVKEIRSLLGLKAAPVMQHFSFMQKAIPQLNIGHAKLRSAVAAMEHNYPGILLRSNFVQGVALPALIQHAASLADKLKKN; via the coding sequence ATGCCACAGAAACCCGTTTTGATCATCGGTGCCGGTATTTCCGGCCTGAGCATCGCCTATGAGCTGCAAAAAAGAGACATACCTTACCAGGTGCTCGAAGCAGCCGGCCATAGCGGCGGTGTGATACAGTCATTCAACAAGGAAGGTTTTGAACTGGACGCTGGTCCGAATACCATTGCTGCTACGCCTGAAACGATGGCGTTCCTGCAGGAGATAGGGCTGGAGCAGGAGATACTGCCTGCCGCCGCTGCCAGCAAAAACCGCTTCCTGGTGAGAAACAACCGTTTGCATGCTGTGTCGCCTCACCCGTTCAAGATCATGGGTTCTGACTATATCAGCCGTGGCAGCAAATGGCGCCTGTTTACCGAACGTTTCCGTAAACCCGCACCGGTACAGGAGGAAGAGACGGTGACACATTTTGTGGAACGCCGGTTTAACAAAGAAATAGCAGATTATTTATTCGACCCGATATTGTCCGGTATCTATGCCGGTAACCCCGACCAGATGAGCATTGCAGCAGTGTTGCCGGCTTTGCCGCGCTGGGAGAGGGAATATGGCAGCGTCACCAAAGGCCTGATGAAAGAAAAAGGTGTGATGGCCGGCCGTAAGATCATTAGTCTGGCTGGTGGCAATCAAACACTGACCAGGCGTTTACAGGAAAAGTTACAGACACCGGTACGTTTTCATTGTACCGTAAAAAATATTGCGGTTTCCGCTGTGGGTGGTTATCAGGTGATCGCAGAAGAGCAGGGCGGTGAGACCGTGCTGGAGGCAGACCGTATCATCCTTACCACGCCCGCTTATACCGCAGGGCGACAGCTGGAGGGGTTGGATGAAAGCCTCGCTGCTTTGCTGCAACAGGTGTATTATCCGCGTATGGGCGTGCTACATCTGGGTTTCGATGCCACTGCCCTGCCGCAGCCGCTGGAAGGCTTTGGTTTCCTTGTGCCACATGCGGAAAAGCTGCATTTCCTTGGCGCCATCTGTAATTCGGCCATCTTCCCTCATAAAGCGCCCGACGGAAAGCTGCTGCTGACCGTATTTACAGGCGGTTCCCGCCAGGAACATTATTTCGATGAGCTGGGAACAGCGCAGTTACAGGAAACCGTAGTGAAAGAAATCCGTTCCCTGCTGGGGCTGAAGGCCGCTCCTGTGATGCAGCATTTCAGTTTTATGCAGAAGGCGATCCCGCAACTGAACATCGGACATGCAAAGTTGCGCAGCGCTGTTGCCGCCATGGAGCATAATTATCCCGGCATACTGCTGCGGAGCAACTTTGTGCAGGGCGTGGCGTTACCTGCGCTGATACAGCATGCCGCATCACTGGCGGACAAGCTGAAGAAAAATTAA